The Granulicella arctica genome segment CGTCGGAGCATAAACACTTGCGTAACCGCAACAAAGGGCGGCCTCTCAAGGCTGCCCTTTCATTCATGCCACCTCTTCATACCAGCAGCTTCAGCACCACCAGTTTCAGATCTCCATCGAGCAGTGGCTCTGCCTGCTCCAGCGTCTGTTTCGCTCGACCCAGGTGCTCTTCGAGCAGAGCCTCGCTGGCCCACTCCTCACAAGTATCAAAACTGCCGGGGTTCTTTGTGTCTTCGTGCAGATGGTACTGTTTGCAGCCGTTCTCCTTGCGAGAAGGTACAACCAGCGCCGTCAGCATGGCTCGAACAGCCTCCTTGCATCCAGTCCTCGCATGAATCTCCGCAACCACCTGAACCTTTTCGCCACCACCGAAAAACGCCATCACCAAATCCTCCGTTATGTCAGTATGCTCGCTAACCCGTGTCACGAAGGATCTTCATTTAAGCGACGAAGATCCACGTCCTTCATTCAAGAGAGAAGACAAGCCGATAAGAACTTCCAGCGGGGTAAATCTCTCCGAACCTTTCCGTTACTTTTGGCGTATATTAAATTATACTTTAGTAACAAAATGCGGTCGTTTTGCAGTTCGGAAGCGCCCAATAGAGCGACCTTAGACCTGTCTGGACAGATTTGCTCTCGCAGCATATTGTATTCGTGCTTATGAAGAAGCTACTTGAACTGATTTTTTTGACCTTCTGGTCATGGCTCTGCCTTGAATCAATATAAAAAGAGAGGTTTTTGATATGCCTCAAACAGCATGTCCGAAGTGCGAAGCCTTACAGGCTAGGCGTGTGAAACAGGATGGTTTCTTTCAGAAGTTCATCCTGCAAAGGTTGGGGTTCTATCCTTGGGAGTGCCGCTTCTGCAAAGCCACTTTTGTCCTTAAGAATCGTGGCCACCGTAAGGGCGAAGGCAAACAGGGACGATCCGTGGATGATCAGCTCAGCCATAAATTGGCAGCCGACTAACCTACTATCTCGTCTCGTACTACGCATCAATTCGATTTCGGCGAGCCCAGATCCAGCGGCCGGGAGGGTGGGTTTCCGGAGAGATCATCCTTCGTCTCCCATCCCGGCAGTTCTTGTGAACCAGTGATCAATCTCACCCCATCCTGCTCCCCAACATAGGTCCATGCCCACGACCAGAAGACCGAAAACCGGTTCTGGAATCCGATAAGGAAGAAGATGTGGACGACCAGCCAGGCGGCCCATGCTGGGAATCCGCTCCAATGCGCCTTGAACGGCCAGCGCAAGTTTGCAACCGCCGCCTTTCGTCCGATTGTGGCCATATCGCCTTTGTCGAAGTAGCGGAACCCTTTGTTTCTGCCCGTTCCCTCGCTACCGTGGCTCAGACCAATCAGCCGTCCAATGCGGGCTGCAGCATAATCGCCCATCTGCATGG includes the following:
- a CDS encoding putative quinol monooxygenase, with the protein product MAFFGGGEKVQVVAEIHARTGCKEAVRAMLTALVVPSRKENGCKQYHLHEDTKNPGSFDTCEEWASEALLEEHLGRAKQTLEQAEPLLDGDLKLVVLKLLV